From the Agelaius phoeniceus isolate bAgePho1 chromosome 17, bAgePho1.hap1, whole genome shotgun sequence genome, the window GTGACTGTCAGCCCTGTGAGCAACTTCAACCCATCCCCTCCATCTGGAAGTGCCCCTGTGCTCCAGTGGATGAGAGGGTTCAGATGCACAGGATGCTTCTGTCCCTTGCTAGGTTGACATTGAAATCAACGGGGAGCCTGTCGACCTGCACATGAAGCTGGGAGACAATGGAGAGGCCTTCTTTGTCGAAGAGTTAGAGGAGCCTGAGGTTGGTTATGTGGAGGTGCTGCATGTCTGTGTCCTGGTGTGACTCCCTGAAAGTGCAGAGTTGAGTTTGAATGACCAGGTTTGGAATGCTGCTCTTCCCCACAGTGACTCCATTGTCCCATCTGATGTTTTCTGTGTCTGGAAAGGTTCCTGATCAAAGGACCTTGTAACCCACGTGGTGGAGCACCCTGAGGGAGTATTAGACCCAATATCTGCATCCCAGACTGGTCTCCATCAATGGGCATGGCTGCTGGCCAGACAGGTGGATATCTTGGCCTCTCAGGGGATCTTGTGGCAGTGATGAGAATGAGACAGATGCTGTGGCAGGCTGTCTGCTCCAATGGGAAGTGGGATGAGACTAGTTGTGGCTTCCAGAAATCCTGGCAGCTCTGTTTTTAGGCATACTTGTGGTCACTGCTGGCTTGGGCTGGGTCTGGAAGTAGTAAAGGGCTCTGGAGTCAAATCCCATTTGCAGCCTTGGTAACTCTGGTCTTGTGGTGCCATCTTCTGCCTGTCTCTCCTTGCCCATGTTAAGGATGTCTTTAGCTTGTGGCTGAATCACCCTAATATTCTTTTATTCATATGTTGTAGGTACAAATCCTTTCCTTTTAGGCCCCACCACAAAACCACCCCTGAGCCGAGGGCTCGGTGGTGTTGGTTGTGCTGTTCCATAGTATACTCCATAGAGAGCAAGGAGCTGCTAGGCTGAATAGGAGTATGCTGGAGGGAGCTGATgtgctctgccccatccctgttccaGGACAGCATCCCCTTCTTCCTCTGCACGTCCCCCATCTGCAAGGAGCGGTGCATGACAGACGCTGCTCAACCCTCCCAGGGGCTGGAGGCCTCCAGCTCTGGAGTGATCCTGCGCAAGAGGAGGCGACGCAGGAGAAGGCCCAGGAAGAAGGAGGTGTTGGACACAGATTCTGACAGTGATGAGGCCAAAAAGGAGCTGCTAGCTGCAAGGTGAGCTGCTTGGTCTGGGCAGGGTGATGCAGTAGGTCAAGCCTGCGGGTTCATTTGGTGATGGCCACCAGTACTGAAACCGGGGGAAAGTGTTTGCAAGTTGGAGCCCAGTCTCCTGTGGAGTAGAAGGCCGGGGGGAATGGTGAAACTGGTATTGCCAGCTTTCTggagaggaggctgctgctTGAGAGTAGCACAAgttccttctctttcctcctttgCAGTGATGCAACATGTTCATCCTTTTCTGATGTCCTTGACGTAACTGGGTCGTTGCAGCCCCCAGAGATACGCCCGTTCTCCGATGGGGAGCTGCCCCAAGCCGACAGGTAACGGGCAGAGCCAAGGTGTTCTGCTCAGCTCTGGTGAGAGCAGGGCACAtgccccatggcagggaaggaggTATGGAAAAGTGACTTGGAGGTGTCAGGAGAGGACAGTTCTCCTAGCTTGATATGGTGTGGCTGGAGGAAAGCTCAGATACCACAAAAGACACTTGAGGCCGTGGTCACAGGTGTGAGAAGCCTGTGTGCACAGGGCTGTCTGCTGATGAGGTGCTCTGGGCAACTGCTGGCGTAGCACTTTGCTTCCTTGGGCTTCAGCTTCCATAGATCTTGGTCCTTTAGGAGTGACAATCTTATAGGGTAGAAGTGACTTTATGGGAAACCAGCATTACAGGGTTCTTGGCCCTAAATGTCCTTGTACTGATAGGAGAGCAAGGGGCTGCAGAGTAGGTGAGGCCCCACATCACCTTCTCTTCCTGCAGCTTCAAGCTGAGCCATCAGCCTCCTCACAAAAGTGATTCTGAACTGCAGATCAAACCACGGGAAAGCTTTTCTCTAGGGGCTGAATCCCACATGAAGTGGCTCTGGGGAAGGCTCCCTCAGGTAAGTCCCTGTGCTTTCGGTCTTTTGCTGGGAATGGGTGTCCAAAAGACCTGCAGAAAGCAGAGGAGGCTCTAGCCAGGCAGCCTTAGAGAAGTTGTCCTCTTCTGTGTGATGCTTTGGGCAACTTTCCATCCTCAGACCTGTTCTTCTGCTTCCCTTGAGGTGAATAAATTGGTGCAAGTTAAACCAGCCAAGTCCACAAAgatcactgctgctgcagcaaccACTGTCTCTGCGACACTGTTCCCAGTGGATGAGGCAACCCCCCTTGCTGCCACCTCTGAACCTCCAGGAGGGGTTTCAAGCCCAGCAGAACCTCAAGACATTCTCCATTCCTTGTCTGTGTCTGCAACTGAGCCGACACTTACAACCCAGGCTGGGAACAGCATCTGCAGGCTGAAGGACGTCCTTCGTGCTATCAGGGCAAAGGCATTTTTGGGGGCCTACTCAGTCCCAcaagagcagcagaaggaagatgTGAATGCTGTGCCAGATATGGAGCACTTTGAGGGAGCCACTGCTCCAAGGCAGGTGGGCTCAGAAGGCCCTGCATCCCAGCTagggaggcagcagaggcaAGGTGAGAGGGTGACTGGTGCTGCTTGAAGTGGTGTTTGAGCCTGCAGATATGTCTGACTCAGATGAGCCCCTGGGTTGTCCCTTCAGTGTAATTCCATGACTTCCAGGTGGGGTGTGCTTGCTTTGCCTTCTCTGTGTGCTACCAGCTCCTTTGCTTTGAAGATACATGCCTTAGGTGTCCACCTTTCAGTGACCATCCAGCTCCCAGGAAGGCTTTCTTGCCTTATGTTCCCTAAAGTCCATCCTTCAATGTCTCTGCTTTTGCATACTTAGAAGATTTTTCAGCAGTACAGGCCATACCTTAATTTCAAGTGTCAGACAGCACCTGGCCTGACTTGTGTCTTCATCCTGAGCTTGCCAAGTCAGGGAAAACCATAGAGAAGTATTTCTGTGCCCTCCTTCACATTGGATTTAAGGATCATGCTAGTGCAAGTGTCTTGAGACACTTCTGTTGCTGTTGACTTACAGTAGTTTTTCCAGTAGGAAAATGTCTGCCCTGTTTGTATGGTACATGGATGTGAGGAAAATGCTGTTGGCTTTCTTGATAGATGCTGGGGTGATTGGAAAGGTGATTCAACTAAGCTCTCTCTCTTCTGTCTATGCATTGAGGATCCATCAAAAGAACTCGTCACAAGGGTCCCAGGGCCATTTACCTGGAAGACTTCTCCGATCCGAACAAGGAGCCAGTGGCTCTCTATTTGGCCGAGAGGTATGAGTTGCCCCAGCTGGCCAAGCTCAGACATTTTTGAGCAATTCCCCTGGCACAAAGGATGGAGGTATTGTTTAAAGCTATTCTCTGATGTCACCACCGTTTCCTCCTTTGCTGGCAGCGACACAGAGCAGAGTTTGAGTCCTGTGACAGACCCCAGCAGCCCTCTGAGTATCCAGCTGCCATCCACCTCGACTGCCAACAGCCCCATGGACTCTGACTCAATGCCCACAgttgccctgtccctgtgcggGGGCCTCGGGGACAACACGCAGATCTCTCATGGTAGGTAGGAGGAGAGGGACAATCTGCAGCCCTGAAATCCTTTCTATCTTCCAATGGCATGACACAGCCTCTGTCTCACCAGAGAAGTTCATGGAACACAGGGTCTCCTACCAGCAGTTTGCTGAGAATCCAAGGCTCATCAATGACCCAAACCTGGTGATAATGATCAACAAGAAGTGAGTGGCCTACTCTTCCTGCTGCTTCATCCCACAATGAACAGCATGGCCCCTTTGTCCCTGTAGGAATGTGACTCCATCCCAGAGCATGATTGTACCAAAGAAGTTGTGGGACCTGGCCATGCTGCAGGATAGTGATGTACTTATCCCTCTTGCTTTTTCCAGGTATTACAACTGGGCAGTGGCTGGTCCCATagtcctggccctgcaggctTTCCAGAAGAACATTCCTGAGGTCAGTGGTACAGCACATTTACTGGCTATGATtctcagcatggcctgggctgAGGAATGACCTCATCTCATGTTCTGCCATGTTCACAGAGCATCATTGATGAATTAGTGAAGGAGAATTTGCCCAAGAAAGACAGGAGATACTGGTTctcctggaggaggagagaaatcCCAACAGGGGAGGTACATTTGCAGCAGTGGATATGACaatcatgtccccaggggaCAGGCATCATTCTGCTGACTGGTTGGGGTGGGAGCAGGGTCCTGGGGATGGCCTGAGGTTGACTATGAGGACATCCAGGACCTGATGAGGTGACTTCTTAAGGTTGCTACCTGTCCCCTTTGGTCTGTTAAtgcctgagcagcagagcagcacctggTAATGCAGAAATGTGGACCTTGTAGTGGTGAGGCCTCCTGCTGTGTACCTGTCATGCCAGGTCCCTGGGCAGCACGTGTGCTTGCTGGTCTCCCTGCCCCACCACAGCATCAGGCTGTGCTTCCTCCTCCatcagcagtgtccctgtgaaGGCAGGGACTGCAGTGATATCTCTTTTGGCATTGCTCTTCCAactggaagaaaagcaaagcagcccATGCTCTTGCTCTTAgctctgtgcaagccctgctcagctaTAACAGAAACATCTCTGTTATCCAACACTGTGTTGAGCCCAAATGCAGAACACAGCCCCATACCTGAGTCACTGTGAAGAGAATTAACCAGAAGCAGCACACccctctctgcctgcagcacctgcagcagcagcagcagccgagGCCAGGGATAGCCAGCCTGGGAACACTGTGGCGTGACCTTGTTCAGCAGAGGTGAGTGCCTCCCTCCCAGGCCATCTTCTGGAGTCTGGATACTCCTGTTCTCCTATGTGACTAATTATTCTTAAGTTTGCTTAATAAAAGAGGGTAGAAAGCCTTTTTAAGACTCTGGTTGACCCTTTCTCTTCTTTGTGTAGGCAGGAGGACAAAGAGTCACCTAGTAAGAATGAGCCccagcaccctggggacacGTTGGCAGCGAAAGCTCCCACTCAGAAACCTCTGCCAAACTTCAGGAAGTCCCTGCGGCTCTCCTCTGAACAAATTGTATGTGTTTATTCCTCCATCTTCACTGTCCATGTCTGTAGGGGTGAGACAACCCTTAAACAGGGATCTCTCTACTCCTGACCTTGTGTTTTCATGGGACATCCAAATATTTTCCCTTGTTGGCCACCTTGTAGGGTGGGCCACCCTGGGTGGGTGGCAGTCTGGCCTCTGGCAAGTCCTGGAGTGGTGTGAATTGGTGCTGGTGTAACACTTTTGgtgcccctctgccccagggaAGGCTGAATCTGCAGGATGGCCCCAACGAGGTGGCATTCAGTGTGACAACTCAGTACCAGGGTACGTGCCGCTGTGAGGCCACCATCTACCTGTGGAACTGGAATGAAAAAGTGGTGATCTCAGACATCGATGGCACCATCACCAAGTAAAAGGCCTTtcttccaccccaaaatccttgttttcctctcttgGGGGAAAGTCTCCTTTAAAGGCTTGCATAAGCAGGCAGAAGGGAGCACAAACCCTTGTGGGGTGGGGGTGGATGCTCACCACGTTGGATGACACTAACCCAGCCTCCTTTCCTTTGAGATCGGATGCTCTTGGACACATCTTGCCACAACTGGGTAAAGACTGGACTCACCCTGGGATTGTTAAACTCTTCAACAAAATCCACCTGTAGGTATTGGATCAGCTGAGTTCAAGGGGAAGTGGGAAGCTGGTTGAATCAGAGTCAGGGCTTCTTACTCACTGATGCAGGCTCAGATAGCTGCACTATCTGCTGTCAGTGGTGGCTgatgctggctgtgctgcctaCATGATGTTGTGGGGTGAAAGCAGAGGGTCCCCTGGGATCAGATGCTTTTATTACCTTCCCTGGAAGGAGTATGTGTCAGTGGAGGCTTTGCTGGGGAGAtacagctgagcagcagaggagacaagaccacCTAAGGTCACACCTGAGAGAGGTGGCACGGGGGTCCCCAGCACTGCGGTGCTGGTACCTCTCTGGGCACCCAGCGATTGCTTGCCACAGCCCAGTGGACTCACCTGTGAGGGGTGACACTGGCAGTGAGTCCCTGCGGAGCCTCTAGCTTGGTGCCTGGCCCCTGTGGCCACTGAGAGGCACTGTGGGCCCGTGGATGGCTCGTTCTGGCCCCGGGAGGAGCACGGGAGGGATGCACTCCGGGGATTGCAGGGACCGGCATCTCAGCTGCCTCTGGCCACCAGGTACTGCCTCTGCCCAGGCATCTGCAAGGGCTGGGTACAGCCCTCCACAGCTgtcaggcagtgctgtgggataAAAGTGCTAtgtgagggtgctgagcacCAATGGAGGCTGTGCAGCTGCGCTGGGTGGGTGTGTGGCTGCTGGGATGAGCATAGAGGGTGGTGCAGGGGCTCCCAGGGTGAGGCAGGTGAAGACTGGGATTAGTTGAAGTTTCCAGATAAGGGATTCATGTTCTTTGTGGAGCCACCTTGCTTACTGGAGTAAGATTTGCTCTTAAGCCAG encodes:
- the LPIN3 gene encoding phosphatidate phosphatase LPIN3, translated to MSGNGTGLSLCKTDRRGWIPAGAEGLSHGTCLSSSLWSQTMNYVGHLAESVFVTVKGLYRDLNPATLSGCIDVVVVRQPDNSFKCSPFHVRFGKLGVLRSKEKVVDIEINGEPVDLHMKLGDNGEAFFVEELEEPEDSIPFFLCTSPICKERCMTDAAQPSQGLEASSSGVILRKRRRRRRRPRKKEVLDTDSDSDEAKKELLAASDATCSSFSDVLDVTGSLQPPEIRPFSDGELPQADSFKLSHQPPHKSDSELQIKPRESFSLGAESHMKWLWGRLPQVNKLVQVKPAKSTKITAAAATTVSATLFPVDEATPLAATSEPPGGVSSPAEPQDILHSLSVSATEPTLTTQAGNSICRLKDVLRAIRAKAFLGAYSVPQEQQKEDVNAVPDMEHFEGATAPRQVGSEGPASQLGRQQRQGSIKRTRHKGPRAIYLEDFSDPNKEPVALYLAESDTEQSLSPVTDPSSPLSIQLPSTSTANSPMDSDSMPTVALSLCGGLGDNTQISHEKFMEHRVSYQQFAENPRLINDPNLVIMINKKYYNWAVAGPIVLALQAFQKNIPESIIDELVKENLPKKDRRYWFSWRRREIPTGEHLQQQQQPRPGIASLGTLWRDLVQQRQEDKESPSKNEPQHPGDTLAAKAPTQKPLPNFRKSLRLSSEQIGRLNLQDGPNEVAFSVTTQYQGTCRCEATIYLWNWNEKVVISDIDGTITKSDALGHILPQLGKDWTHPGIVKLFNKIHLNGYKFLYCSARAIGMAHITKDYLKWVNEQGCGLPMGPMLLSPSSLLSAFHREVIEKNPEVFKVPCLTDIRKLFATKFPFYAGFGNRPNDVYAYKQVGLPESRIFTVNPKGELIQELTKNQKSTYEQLSELVEVFFPPVGRRSSTALVSPEYSHWRSSLPDDDWDGSS